The proteins below come from a single Parageobacillus toebii NBRC 107807 genomic window:
- a CDS encoding long-chain fatty acid--CoA ligase, which yields MNNRHFPYWPKRLSKTLTVPETTIVDHLETTAKRYPQKTAIHYYGASYSYKQLWEQVNALAGYLQQKLSIQPGDRVLLYMQNSPQFIISYYAILRAEAIVVPINPMNTTEELSFYIQDCETKVGIVGQELFGKVEPLLSSTTLEHVIVAAYSDYIAAPYPVSLPDEVALPRQAYANDRVYYWTDCLEANLLPKEHKGHVDDIAVLPYTSGTTGVPKGCVHSHRTVNANIVSAYHWANVTSDAVCLVTLPLFHVTGMVHSMHLPIFAGAAMVLLTRWNRNSAARLIEMHRCTHWVNISTMLIDFLANPSLSKYDISSLASIAGGGAPLPEAVGEKLFKLTGVQYMEGYGLSETISHTHFNPPDRPKLQCLGIPSFDVDARIIDLETRKELGVGEIGEIVVHGPQVFKGYYRREKETEEAFIEIDGKRFFRTGDIGRMDEEGYFFIVDRVKRMINASGYKVWPTEVESLLYKHPAVQQACVIGVPDPRRGETVKAFIVLQDEYVGKITEEEIMEWAKTQMAAYKYPRIVEFRSSLPMTSSGKLLWRKLQEEEYQKLEKGTKA from the coding sequence ATGAATAATCGCCATTTTCCATATTGGCCAAAACGGTTGAGCAAAACGCTGACCGTGCCGGAAACGACGATCGTCGATCATTTAGAAACGACAGCGAAGCGCTACCCTCAAAAAACCGCTATCCACTACTACGGCGCCTCTTATTCTTACAAACAATTATGGGAGCAAGTCAACGCGCTTGCCGGCTACCTGCAGCAAAAACTTTCCATCCAACCAGGCGACAGAGTGCTTTTATACATGCAAAATTCCCCGCAATTTATCATTTCCTACTATGCGATTTTACGTGCGGAAGCGATTGTTGTTCCGATTAATCCGATGAATACAACCGAAGAGCTTTCGTTCTATATTCAAGACTGCGAAACGAAAGTCGGAATCGTCGGTCAAGAATTATTTGGAAAAGTAGAACCGTTGCTTTCGTCCACAACGTTAGAACATGTTATTGTTGCTGCTTATTCGGATTATATCGCCGCGCCTTATCCTGTTTCTCTTCCTGACGAGGTGGCGTTGCCGCGGCAGGCGTATGCCAATGACCGTGTGTACTATTGGACCGATTGTTTAGAGGCGAATCTTCTGCCGAAAGAACATAAAGGCCATGTCGATGATATTGCTGTGCTGCCGTATACATCGGGTACAACGGGAGTGCCAAAAGGGTGCGTTCATTCGCACCGGACGGTGAACGCCAACATTGTCAGCGCCTATCATTGGGCGAACGTGACAAGTGATGCCGTTTGCCTCGTCACATTGCCGCTTTTTCACGTTACCGGAATGGTCCACAGCATGCATCTTCCAATTTTTGCGGGCGCGGCGATGGTGCTGTTGACACGCTGGAATCGCAATAGTGCCGCGCGTTTGATTGAAATGCATCGCTGTACACATTGGGTCAATATTAGCACGATGCTTATTGATTTTTTGGCCAATCCGTCATTGTCAAAATATGATATTTCTTCTCTTGCTAGCATCGCTGGCGGGGGCGCGCCGCTTCCAGAAGCGGTCGGAGAAAAATTGTTTAAGCTGACAGGAGTGCAATACATGGAAGGATATGGGCTTTCCGAAACGATTTCGCATACCCATTTCAACCCGCCGGATCGTCCGAAATTGCAATGCTTGGGCATTCCATCGTTTGATGTCGACGCCCGCATCATTGACCTGGAGACCAGAAAAGAGCTTGGCGTCGGGGAAATCGGGGAAATCGTCGTGCACGGCCCACAAGTGTTTAAGGGATATTATCGCCGTGAAAAAGAAACGGAAGAAGCGTTTATTGAAATCGATGGAAAACGGTTTTTCCGCACCGGCGATATCGGCCGCATGGATGAGGAAGGATATTTCTTCATTGTCGACCGCGTCAAGCGGATGATCAACGCGTCCGGCTATAAGGTATGGCCGACCGAAGTTGAATCGTTGCTCTATAAGCATCCGGCCGTGCAACAAGCGTGCGTTATTGGTGTTCCTGATCCGCGCCGCGGCGAGACGGTGAAAGCATTTATTGTGCTTCAAGATGAGTACGTAGGCAAAATCACAGAAGAAGAAATTATGGAATGGGCGAAAACACAAATGGCCGCCTATAAATATCCGCGCATCGTCGAATTCCGTTCGTCGCTGCCGATGACATCAAGCGGAAAATTATTGTGGCGGAAATTGCAAGAAGAAGAGTATCAAAAATTAGAAAAAGGGACGAAAGCATGA
- the thiD gene encoding bifunctional hydroxymethylpyrimidine kinase/phosphomethylpyrimidine kinase, which produces MVYKALTIAGSDSGGGAGIQADLKTFQELRVFGMSALTAVTAQNTLGVQGVYPLSPEAVAQQIESVGTDLGADAVKTGMLFSAEIIEVVASKVKQFGWERLVVDPVMIAKGGAPLLQEEAVSALKTHLLPISMVVTPNIPEAEALTGQTIRTIEDRKEAAKRLHELGVKYVVIKGGHDDDGEETVDVLYDGSEFFYFTSKRIDTKHTHGTGCTFAAAITAELAKGKTVQEAVQTAKSFIQAAISHELGIGHGHGPTNHWAYREKQAR; this is translated from the coding sequence ATGGTATATAAAGCGTTAACGATTGCTGGTTCGGACAGCGGCGGCGGTGCTGGGATTCAAGCGGATTTAAAGACATTTCAAGAATTGCGTGTATTTGGGATGTCCGCATTAACAGCGGTAACGGCGCAAAATACACTCGGCGTGCAAGGAGTATACCCATTGTCGCCGGAAGCGGTCGCGCAACAAATTGAATCCGTCGGAACCGATTTAGGAGCGGATGCGGTAAAAACCGGAATGCTGTTTAGTGCGGAAATTATTGAAGTGGTTGCTTCGAAAGTGAAACAATTCGGGTGGGAACGCCTCGTCGTCGATCCGGTCATGATTGCCAAAGGCGGTGCTCCGCTATTGCAAGAAGAGGCGGTAAGCGCATTAAAAACGCATTTGCTTCCGATTTCGATGGTGGTTACTCCGAACATTCCGGAAGCGGAAGCATTAACCGGCCAGACGATTCGAACGATTGAGGACCGTAAGGAGGCGGCGAAACGTCTGCATGAACTAGGAGTGAAATACGTTGTGATCAAAGGCGGACATGACGATGATGGAGAAGAAACGGTCGATGTATTATATGACGGAAGTGAATTTTTCTATTTCACAAGCAAGCGAATCGATACAAAACATACGCATGGAACAGGATGCACGTTTGCCGCGGCGATAACGGCAGAGCTCGCAAAAGGAAAAACAGTGCAAGAAGCAGTGCAGACAGCGAAATCGTTTATTCAAGCCGCCATTAGTCATGAATTAGGCATCGGCCACGGTCACGGCCCGACAAATCATTGGGCGTACCGGGAGAAACAAGCGCGGTAG
- a CDS encoding DUF6044 family protein, with amino-acid sequence MTTIEKQLLFFSFLAIALFVSPYFLLGEDAHMRVHDNLDSNIAWYKVVTKSGELFGSVHAVIPQIINGLPRNAFGTEFSGIVWLHALFPSIYAYGLSQAITRVFAFIGMYLLLRKYVVPDEKWVWIRIGASLAFALTPFWPSGMLSTLGMPLALWALLNIRAGERSWVNYLVLTLLPFYSSLVLGFFFFLSAMGIWWLVDVIRGKGWNWRFFFAIVYMTAIYLAVDYRLVHSLLFSDEPTSRDEYFHARLPLWRVIRLIFKNYILGHTHVMTVHGLIILPVTLVALYIVWKKKLWKREKLFVFLHVLNFALSTWYAFWFYKGWVPLTERFDLLDKFNFARYHFLRPMVIYVLFAISLKILWQQGHSWKKACFAALAAQLVVLTAFNEEIAHRNKPSFREFYAEKQFQEIKEHIGLPVHKYRVASIGIHPAIAQYNGFYTLDTYNNFYPLSYKHKFRQIIAKELAKNKKLREYFDEWGGRCYIFVDELGKHYMFNKNSKRTIKHLQLNTNVFREMGGRYIFSALPIENAKQNQLTLEKVFHSKESAWTIYLYKVIP; translated from the coding sequence GTGACGACAATAGAAAAGCAACTCCTGTTTTTTTCATTCCTTGCAATCGCCTTGTTTGTATCGCCATATTTTCTGCTTGGCGAAGATGCGCATATGCGTGTGCATGATAATTTAGATTCCAATATTGCATGGTATAAAGTCGTCACAAAAAGCGGAGAGTTATTTGGTTCGGTTCATGCGGTCATCCCGCAAATTATTAACGGGTTGCCTCGAAATGCGTTCGGTACGGAATTTAGCGGAATCGTTTGGCTTCACGCGCTATTTCCATCCATTTACGCATATGGACTTAGTCAGGCGATTACTCGCGTGTTTGCGTTTATCGGGATGTACTTGCTGTTAAGGAAATATGTCGTTCCAGATGAAAAATGGGTATGGATTCGTATTGGAGCGTCGCTTGCTTTTGCGCTGACACCGTTTTGGCCATCAGGGATGCTTAGCACGCTTGGAATGCCGCTTGCGCTGTGGGCGCTTCTGAACATCCGCGCTGGCGAGCGTTCATGGGTAAACTATCTTGTGCTTACGCTATTGCCGTTTTATTCGAGTCTCGTGCTCGGTTTCTTCTTTTTCCTTAGTGCGATGGGAATATGGTGGCTTGTCGACGTCATTCGCGGGAAAGGATGGAATTGGCGCTTTTTCTTTGCCATTGTGTACATGACTGCCATTTATTTGGCGGTGGATTACCGCCTTGTTCATTCGCTGTTATTTTCTGATGAACCGACAAGCCGTGATGAGTATTTTCATGCCCGCTTGCCGCTTTGGCGTGTCATACGTCTAATTTTTAAAAACTATATTCTCGGCCATACACATGTGATGACGGTACACGGACTGATTATTTTGCCGGTGACGTTAGTGGCGTTGTATATCGTTTGGAAGAAAAAGTTATGGAAGCGGGAAAAGCTATTTGTATTTTTACACGTATTGAATTTTGCGCTGTCGACGTGGTACGCGTTTTGGTTTTATAAAGGCTGGGTCCCGTTAACAGAACGTTTTGATCTTCTGGATAAATTTAATTTTGCCCGCTATCACTTTTTGCGGCCGATGGTCATTTACGTGCTGTTTGCCATTTCCCTTAAAATTTTATGGCAGCAAGGCCATTCATGGAAAAAGGCATGTTTTGCAGCGCTTGCCGCTCAGTTAGTCGTTCTCACCGCTTTTAACGAGGAAATTGCGCATCGCAATAAGCCGTCGTTTCGCGAGTTTTATGCGGAAAAGCAATTCCAAGAAATAAAAGAGCACATCGGACTGCCGGTTCACAAATATCGTGTCGCCAGCATCGGCATTCACCCGGCAATCGCGCAATATAACGGATTTTACACATTAGATACGTATAACAATTTTTATCCCCTGTCATATAAACATAAGTTTCGCCAAATTATCGCAAAAGAGCTGGCGAAAAACAAAAAGCTGCGCGAATACTTCGATGAATGGGGCGGACGTTGCTATATTTTTGTCGACGAGTTAGGAAAACATTATATGTTTAACAAGAATTCAAAACGAACGATTAAACATTTACAGCTAAATACGAATGTATTTCGCGAAATGGGCGGCCGTTATATTTTCTCGGCATTGCCGATTGAAAACGCAAAACAAAATCAGCTGACGCTTGAAAAAGTGTTTCATTCCAAAGAATCGGCATGGACGATTTATTTGTACAAGGTGATACCGTAA
- a CDS encoding HAD hydrolase-like protein, with protein sequence MNNRNTKAIVFDLDGTLYEETHHFEYYAEQVAKRLRKEDQHRFWEDYRTVLSGRHPLRIGSVYDTEKDLILFLQNGIVSEAYRWNGEKLGAAEVKTIYPGQVKIDLDRLFSIGDNLENDILPARRLGCRTIFIDVYRLAKHGDADVIVASMSECVPVLRRFL encoded by the coding sequence ATGAACAACAGAAACACAAAAGCGATTGTCTTTGATTTAGACGGTACATTGTATGAAGAAACCCATCACTTTGAATATTATGCGGAACAGGTCGCCAAGCGGCTGCGCAAAGAAGATCAACACCGTTTTTGGGAAGATTACCGCACGGTTCTTTCCGGCCGCCATCCGCTTCGCATCGGCAGCGTGTACGACACGGAGAAGGATCTTATTTTGTTTTTGCAAAACGGCATCGTTAGCGAAGCGTACCGCTGGAACGGCGAAAAGCTGGGCGCTGCCGAAGTAAAAACGATCTACCCCGGGCAGGTGAAAATCGATCTTGACCGCTTATTTAGCATCGGCGACAATTTGGAAAATGACATCCTCCCGGCGCGCCGGCTTGGCTGCCGCACCATTTTTATCGATGTGTATAGACTGGCTAAGCACGGTGACGCCGATGTCATTGTCGCTTCAATGTCGGAATGCGTCCCTGTCCTGCGCCGCTTCCTATAA
- a CDS encoding glycosyltransferase family 2 protein, with the protein MNEPMLTIVVPCYNEEEVLPETIRQLRNLREELIAERLVSPESTLLFVDDGSGDATWDIIYKASLRYPEVKGVKLARNAGHQNALLAGLFAAKTRSDCIVSIDADLQDDISVIRDFVQKFHEGYEIVYGVRNKRDTDTFFKRHTAQWFYKLMRAMGVDLVYNHADYRLMSRRAVEELERFEEVNLFLRGIVPLLGFRSTTIYYDRKERFAGKTKYPLKKMIAFALDGITSFSITPIRIISLIGFVSFFVSLLFGVYFLLLKFTGHTQTGWTSLITSIWFLGGLQLIAFGLIGEYIGKIYKETKRRPRYIVDLDLFNLPMPQPWHQSPSLSEGLTMPEISKHRS; encoded by the coding sequence ATGAACGAACCAATGCTTACGATTGTTGTGCCGTGTTATAACGAAGAGGAAGTATTGCCGGAAACGATTCGCCAGCTCCGCAATCTGCGGGAGGAGCTGATTGCCGAGCGCCTTGTTTCTCCTGAAAGCACGTTATTATTTGTCGATGACGGAAGCGGTGATGCGACATGGGACATTATTTATAAAGCAAGCTTGCGTTATCCGGAAGTAAAAGGGGTGAAACTTGCGCGCAATGCGGGGCATCAAAACGCGCTGTTAGCGGGGCTGTTTGCTGCGAAAACGCGTTCTGATTGCATCGTTTCGATCGATGCGGATTTGCAAGATGATATTTCCGTCATTCGCGATTTTGTCCAAAAGTTTCATGAAGGATATGAAATTGTGTATGGGGTGCGCAATAAGCGCGATACGGATACGTTTTTTAAACGCCATACTGCTCAATGGTTTTATAAACTGATGAGAGCAATGGGAGTCGATCTCGTTTATAACCATGCCGATTATCGGTTAATGAGCCGGCGGGCGGTAGAGGAACTCGAACGGTTCGAGGAAGTGAATTTGTTTTTGCGCGGAATTGTGCCGCTGCTAGGGTTTCGCTCCACAACCATCTATTATGATCGGAAAGAGCGGTTTGCAGGAAAAACGAAATATCCGCTCAAAAAAATGATCGCGTTTGCCCTTGATGGGATCACTTCGTTTAGCATTACGCCGATTCGCATTATTTCGCTCATTGGATTTGTTTCCTTTTTCGTCAGCTTATTGTTTGGAGTATATTTTCTTCTTTTAAAATTTACCGGCCATACGCAAACAGGCTGGACATCGCTCATTACATCCATTTGGTTTCTCGGCGGCTTGCAGCTTATTGCGTTTGGGTTGATCGGAGAATATATTGGGAAAATTTATAAAGAAACAAAACGGCGCCCCCGATACATTGTCGATCTTGATTTATTTAATTTGCCGATGCCGCAGCCGTGGCACCAATCTCCTTCACTAAGTGAAGGATTAACGATGCCGGAAATTTCAAAACACCGTTCATAA
- the thiE gene encoding thiamine phosphate synthase, with protein sequence MARIASEAMRERLKVYFIMGSTNCKKQPLEVLTEAIDGGITLFQFREKGSGALVGEQKYEFARQLQNICKKRGIPFIVNDDVELALALDADGVHIGQDDEDARIVREKIGDKILGVSAHNLKEAQAAIAAGADYIGVGPIYPTKSKEDAKKAQGPEIIRFLRGQGVDIPLVAIGGITAENAGEVMNAGADGVSVISAIASAASPFLAAKQLVQTVFNND encoded by the coding sequence GTGGCCCGAATTGCAAGCGAAGCAATGAGAGAACGATTGAAAGTATATTTTATTATGGGAAGTACAAATTGTAAAAAACAGCCATTAGAAGTATTAACAGAAGCGATTGATGGCGGAATTACGCTGTTTCAATTTCGCGAAAAAGGGAGCGGTGCGCTTGTCGGTGAACAAAAATACGAGTTCGCCAGACAGCTGCAAAATATTTGCAAAAAGCGCGGCATACCGTTTATCGTCAATGACGATGTCGAACTAGCGTTAGCTCTTGATGCCGATGGTGTGCATATCGGGCAGGATGATGAAGATGCGCGCATCGTCCGCGAAAAAATCGGCGATAAAATTCTTGGAGTGTCGGCACATAATTTGAAAGAAGCGCAAGCGGCGATCGCTGCTGGTGCCGATTATATCGGAGTTGGACCAATTTATCCAACGAAATCGAAAGAGGATGCGAAGAAAGCGCAAGGCCCTGAGATTATTCGCTTTCTTCGTGGTCAAGGAGTTGATATTCCGCTTGTGGCCATTGGAGGCATTACCGCGGAAAATGCCGGTGAAGTGATGAACGCCGGAGCGGACGGTGTTTCCGTCATTAGCGCGATTGCTTCGGCTGCATCTCCGTTTCTGGCAGCAAAACAACTCGTTCAAACGGTGTTCAACAACGATTGA
- the thiM gene encoding hydroxyethylthiazole kinase, whose translation MNNQEAINALQMVRQANPLVHNITNVVVTNFTANGLLALGASPVMAYAKEEVADMAKIAGALVLNIGTLNPTEVEAMIIAGKAANEAGVPVIFDPVGAGATPYRTETARNIASAVQLSVIRGNAAEIANTIGESWTIKGVDAGEGSGDVVSLAKKAAEQLKTVVAITGKEDVVTDGNTTYIIRNGHPLLTKVTGTGCLLTSVIGAFAAVERDVLKAAAAALVIYGVAAEIAAKNAGDEGPGSFQIAFLDALFRVGADEISRYGRIERVE comes from the coding sequence ATGAACAACCAAGAAGCGATAAACGCATTGCAAATGGTTAGACAAGCCAATCCGCTTGTACATAACATTACGAATGTGGTCGTAACGAACTTTACGGCAAACGGACTGCTTGCGTTAGGTGCTTCACCGGTCATGGCGTATGCGAAAGAGGAAGTTGCGGATATGGCAAAAATTGCGGGGGCGCTTGTCTTAAATATCGGAACATTAAATCCAACAGAAGTGGAAGCGATGATCATTGCCGGAAAAGCGGCAAACGAAGCTGGTGTTCCTGTTATTTTCGATCCGGTTGGCGCCGGGGCGACGCCGTATCGCACGGAGACGGCGCGAAACATTGCGAGCGCGGTCCAACTGTCTGTCATTCGCGGCAATGCGGCGGAAATCGCGAATACTATCGGCGAATCGTGGACCATTAAAGGCGTTGATGCGGGAGAAGGCAGCGGGGATGTCGTATCGCTTGCGAAAAAAGCGGCTGAGCAGCTGAAAACAGTAGTCGCCATTACAGGAAAAGAGGATGTTGTAACAGATGGAAATACGACGTATATCATTCGTAACGGACACCCGTTGTTAACGAAAGTGACCGGAACTGGCTGCTTATTGACATCTGTTATTGGCGCATTTGCGGCTGTAGAGCGGGATGTGTTAAAAGCGGCGGCGGCGGCGCTTGTCATCTATGGAGTTGCCGCGGAAATCGCTGCGAAAAATGCAGGAGACGAAGGACCGGGCAGCTTTCAAATCGCCTTTTTGGACGCGCTTTTCCGCGTAGGAGCGGATGAGATCAGCCGATACGGTCGCATTGAACGAGTAGAATGA
- a CDS encoding HAD-IA family hydrolase yields the protein MSKIPFAVIFDMDGTLFQTETVLVPALHKTFDRLRREGLWQEDTPVKEYLRILGVPVSEVWRQLMPEASEAVRDRAAAWFLDDIIDEIEHGNGRLYPDVLTTLAVLADQGIPLFVASNGRQRYLAAIRTAFLLERYFIDFYSLDRFSLMSKSALVKQLLNDYGIEKAVMVGDRRSDIQAAKDNGIWSIGCRFGFAAGEELAEADVVIEQFRELAALDWPPLV from the coding sequence ATGAGCAAAATCCCGTTTGCCGTCATTTTCGATATGGATGGCACGCTGTTTCAAACGGAAACCGTCCTTGTTCCTGCCCTGCATAAGACATTTGATCGGCTGCGCCGCGAAGGGCTGTGGCAAGAGGACACGCCAGTCAAGGAATATTTGCGGATTCTTGGCGTCCCAGTTTCAGAAGTATGGCGCCAATTGATGCCGGAAGCGAGTGAAGCGGTGCGCGACCGAGCAGCCGCATGGTTTTTGGATGATATCATTGATGAAATCGAGCATGGAAACGGGCGGTTATACCCAGACGTGCTCACGACGCTTGCGGTCCTCGCTGATCAAGGAATTCCGCTTTTTGTCGCAAGCAACGGGCGTCAGCGCTATCTCGCCGCGATTCGGACCGCCTTTTTGCTCGAGCGCTATTTTATCGATTTTTATAGCCTCGATCGGTTTTCTCTGATGTCGAAGTCTGCGTTAGTCAAACAGCTGTTGAATGATTACGGGATTGAAAAAGCGGTGATGGTCGGAGACCGGCGTTCCGATATTCAAGCGGCGAAGGATAATGGGATTTGGTCGATTGGATGCCGGTTTGGATTTGCCGCGGGGGAAGAGTTGGCAGAAGCGGATGTAGTGATCGAGCAGTTTCGCGAATTGGCCGCGCTCGATTGGCCACCGCTTGTTTGA
- a CDS encoding GNAT family N-acetyltransferase, translated as MLELRRYSDFSLFKRDVLPFLEQHEGENNLPLGVIMNMKPEQKPLYMGTVNKDGKLALVLLQTHPRQLILSKSLPFATEEIEEIAKKLYESYPNIPGIIGEKWLATALAEKIAKLQHRRVHIQMKQRIYALKKVKRPASKRGVLRPAQMSDMEMLCQWFVRFCEDVKLPTSAEEAAQAVQGAIANQQIYVWTIDGEPVSMARWARPTKTNVTINWVYTPPEKRKNGYASDCVAALTQQLLDSGYKTASLYTDLDNPTSNKIYMKIGYEPVMDSMLLLFQKEENQ; from the coding sequence ATGCTTGAATTGCGGCGATATAGCGATTTCTCACTGTTCAAACGGGATGTCTTGCCGTTTCTCGAGCAACATGAAGGGGAAAACAATTTGCCATTAGGTGTAATCATGAATATGAAGCCGGAACAGAAGCCGTTGTATATGGGAACAGTGAACAAAGATGGTAAGCTGGCGCTTGTCCTGTTGCAAACGCATCCGCGCCAGCTTATTTTGTCAAAATCGTTGCCATTTGCGACCGAAGAAATAGAGGAAATCGCGAAAAAGCTGTACGAAAGCTATCCGAATATACCGGGGATAATCGGCGAAAAATGGCTGGCGACGGCGCTCGCGGAAAAGATCGCCAAGCTTCAGCACCGCCGTGTCCATATTCAGATGAAACAGCGGATTTATGCACTGAAAAAAGTGAAAAGGCCTGCCTCCAAACGAGGCGTGCTGCGTCCGGCGCAAATGAGCGATATGGAAATGCTGTGCCAATGGTTTGTCCGGTTTTGTGAGGATGTTAAACTCCCGACATCCGCAGAGGAAGCGGCGCAGGCGGTGCAAGGAGCGATCGCCAATCAGCAAATATACGTATGGACGATCGATGGGGAGCCGGTTTCGATGGCGCGCTGGGCCCGTCCAACGAAAACGAATGTGACGATCAACTGGGTGTACACGCCGCCGGAAAAACGAAAAAATGGATACGCTTCTGATTGTGTGGCGGCACTGACGCAGCAGCTATTAGATTCGGGATATAAAACCGCTTCCCTTTATACCGATTTAGACAACCCTACTTCGAATAAAATTTATATGAAAATCGGCTATGAGCCGGTGATGGATTCGATGTTGCTGCTGTTTCAAAAGGAGGAAAACCAATGA
- a CDS encoding phosphotriesterase family protein: MTKGMVETVCGPVPASELGKTLIHEHFVFGYPGFQGDVTLGPLRFEEALEAGVAIAQKMMAHGIQTVVDPTPNDCGRNPELLRRISEATGLNIICATGYYYEGEGATPYFKFRQLLGTAEEEIYDMFMAEITNGIADTGIKPGIIKLASSKNRITEYEKMFFRAAARVQKETGIVIITHTQEGTMGPEQAAYLLEHGADPQKIVIGHMCGNTDPEYHKKTLQYGVYIAFDRFGIQGMVGAPTDEERIRTLLVLLREGFADKIMLAHDTVNIWLGRPPQLPEPFAALMSNWHVEHVFQNIIPALTKEGVTEEQLEQMFVKNPATLFA, encoded by the coding sequence ATGACAAAAGGAATGGTGGAAACCGTCTGCGGTCCGGTGCCGGCGAGCGAGCTTGGCAAAACACTGATTCATGAGCATTTTGTCTTTGGGTATCCCGGGTTTCAAGGCGATGTGACGCTCGGACCGCTCCGTTTTGAGGAAGCGCTTGAGGCGGGAGTTGCCATCGCGCAAAAAATGATGGCCCATGGCATTCAAACTGTTGTCGATCCGACGCCGAATGACTGTGGTCGCAATCCGGAATTGCTCCGTCGCATTTCCGAGGCAACCGGGCTGAACATCATCTGTGCGACCGGGTATTATTACGAAGGCGAAGGAGCAACGCCGTATTTTAAGTTTCGCCAGTTGCTTGGCACGGCAGAAGAAGAAATATATGACATGTTTATGGCAGAAATTACAAACGGCATTGCCGATACCGGCATTAAACCAGGCATCATTAAACTGGCGTCAAGCAAAAATCGGATCACCGAATACGAAAAAATGTTTTTCCGCGCCGCGGCCCGTGTGCAAAAAGAAACAGGAATCGTGATTATCACCCATACGCAGGAAGGAACGATGGGGCCGGAACAAGCGGCTTACTTGCTTGAGCACGGAGCGGATCCGCAAAAGATTGTCATCGGACATATGTGCGGCAACACCGATCCGGAATACCACAAAAAGACGCTGCAATACGGGGTGTATATCGCTTTTGATCGATTCGGCATTCAAGGTATGGTCGGCGCGCCGACGGATGAAGAGCGGATCCGCACGTTGCTCGTGCTGCTTCGCGAAGGCTTTGCCGATAAAATCATGCTCGCCCATGATACCGTCAATATTTGGCTCGGCCGTCCGCCGCAGCTGCCAGAGCCGTTTGCTGCGCTGATGAGTAATTGGCATGTTGAACATGTATTTCAAAATATTATTCCAGCTTTAACGAAAGAAGGAGTGACAGAGGAACAGCTAGAGCAAATGTTTGTGAAAAATCCTGCCACATTGTTTGCATAA
- a CDS encoding phosphotransferase produces the protein MRKTMKPIAIQEIPEHIQNDMGTIYAIHFPKQGYTSDVGIIETANGTYVVKRAKGERFCASLEKDAKALTCLSSTTLPIPTLYRFHEAKHKKEAWALLEYIEGEPLQQALEKETNEAKRVST, from the coding sequence GTGAGGAAAACAATGAAACCAATTGCCATTCAAGAAATTCCTGAACATATTCAAAATGATATGGGAACGATATATGCTATCCATTTTCCAAAGCAAGGATATACATCGGATGTAGGAATAATCGAAACAGCTAACGGGACGTATGTCGTCAAACGGGCGAAAGGCGAACGTTTCTGCGCATCGCTCGAAAAAGATGCAAAAGCATTAACCTGTCTGTCCTCAACAACATTGCCGATTCCGACCTTATACCGGTTTCATGAAGCAAAACATAAGAAAGAAGCGTGGGCGCTGCTCGAATATATCGAGGGAGAACCGCTCCAACAAGCATTAGAGAAAGAAACGAACGAAGCAAAACGCGTTTCAACATGA